From a single Kitasatospora azatica KCTC 9699 genomic region:
- a CDS encoding MFS transporter, with amino-acid sequence MTTEVTARLRQARTALLVAFLLQGVTFALLVTRIPGIQRQYGLSDGTLTVFLAAVPILAGVGSITSEQIVKRTSPRSVLRIVQPAVCLTLVGVGLGHQLWELGLALAAFGLLVGALDASMNMLGVGLQHRYGRSIMLGFHAAFSLGGILGALLASAGAHLSLLTLFGGSVAVLIPAALVAGRHFAGPDELGSAVQEAAEAAARSIPWKPLLPLCAAMAFAYIADSTVSNWSAKYLTETLHSTDRVAALAYAGYMVALLLGRTFGDRGVQHFGAVTVVRCGAAVAALGFGIAALAPAAWAGIAGFTVLGLGICAVIPQVFAAGGRLFPKDSDAAVARLNLFNYVGFLVGSPLVGAIAGAVSFRWALCAPMLLVLAVVPLAGHFAPAARHSLASDHAPSRL; translated from the coding sequence ATGACCACCGAAGTCACAGCGCGGCTGCGCCAGGCCCGCACCGCGCTGCTGGTCGCCTTCCTGCTCCAGGGCGTCACCTTCGCGCTGCTGGTCACCCGGATCCCGGGCATCCAGCGGCAGTACGGGCTCTCCGACGGCACGCTCACCGTCTTCCTGGCCGCCGTACCGATCCTGGCCGGGGTCGGCTCGATCACCTCCGAGCAGATCGTCAAGCGGACCAGCCCGCGTTCGGTGCTGCGGATCGTCCAGCCCGCCGTCTGCCTGACCCTGGTCGGGGTCGGCCTCGGGCACCAGCTCTGGGAGCTCGGCCTGGCCCTGGCCGCCTTCGGCCTGCTGGTCGGCGCGCTGGACGCCTCGATGAACATGCTCGGCGTCGGCCTGCAGCACCGCTACGGCCGCTCGATCATGCTCGGCTTCCACGCCGCGTTCAGCCTCGGCGGCATCCTCGGCGCGCTGCTGGCCAGTGCCGGCGCCCACCTGAGCCTGCTCACCCTGTTCGGTGGCAGCGTGGCGGTGCTGATCCCGGCCGCGCTGGTGGCCGGACGCCACTTCGCCGGCCCGGACGAGCTGGGCAGCGCCGTCCAGGAAGCCGCCGAGGCCGCCGCCCGGTCCATCCCGTGGAAGCCGCTGCTGCCGCTGTGCGCGGCGATGGCCTTCGCCTACATCGCCGACTCCACGGTCTCCAACTGGAGCGCCAAGTACCTCACCGAGACCCTGCACAGCACCGACCGGGTGGCCGCGCTGGCCTACGCCGGCTACATGGTCGCGCTGCTGCTCGGCCGCACCTTCGGCGACCGCGGCGTCCAGCACTTCGGTGCCGTGACCGTGGTGCGCTGCGGGGCGGCGGTGGCCGCGCTGGGCTTCGGGATCGCCGCCCTGGCCCCGGCCGCCTGGGCCGGCATCGCCGGCTTCACCGTGCTGGGCCTGGGCATCTGCGCGGTGATCCCGCAGGTCTTCGCGGCCGGCGGCCGGCTCTTCCCCAAGGACTCGGACGCCGCCGTGGCCCGGCTCAACCTCTTCAACTACGTGGGCTTCCTGGTCGGCTCCCCGCTGGTCGGCGCGATCGCCGGGGCCGTCTCCTTCCGCTGGGCGCTCTGCGCGCCGATGCTCCTGGTGCTCGCCGTCGTCCCGCTCGCCGGGCACTTCGCCCCGGCCGCACGCCATTCGCTAGCCTCGGACCATGCCCCGAGTCGACTCTGA
- a CDS encoding acetoin utilization protein AcuC: MPRVDSDQPCQLRLFWDEGVTAYDFGPQHPMDPTRLALTMRLVEAFELPAAPGVTVAGAPPAGESTLALVHRPEYIEAVRRAGEHPQGLDPRHGLGTEDNPVFPAIHTASALIAGQSVGAAEAVWRGAARHAVNFAGGLHHAMPGQASGFCVYNDAALAIARLLELGVERVAYVDVDVHHGDGVQRAFWDDPRVLTVSLHEHPSTLFPQTGWSTETGGEDAPGSAANLPLPAGTGDAGWLRAFHALVPELLAGFRPQVIVSQHGADTHLEDPLAHLAVTVDAQRAVAASLHELAHEHCEGRWVALGGGGYAVVDVVPRTWTHLVAIAAGRPIEPETETPEQWRAEVYRRTRRPAPLRMTDGADAHFRDFAESGYDPGDRLDQAILAARRAVFPHHGLLP; this comes from the coding sequence ATGCCCCGAGTCGACTCTGACCAGCCCTGCCAGCTGCGCCTCTTCTGGGACGAGGGCGTCACCGCCTACGACTTCGGCCCGCAGCACCCGATGGACCCGACCCGGCTGGCGCTCACCATGCGCCTGGTCGAGGCCTTCGAGCTGCCCGCCGCGCCCGGTGTGACGGTGGCCGGCGCGCCGCCGGCGGGGGAGTCCACGCTGGCCCTGGTGCACCGGCCGGAGTACATCGAGGCGGTCCGCCGGGCCGGCGAGCACCCGCAGGGCCTGGACCCGCGGCACGGCCTGGGCACCGAGGACAATCCGGTGTTCCCCGCCATCCACACCGCCTCCGCGCTGATCGCGGGCCAGTCGGTGGGCGCCGCCGAGGCCGTCTGGCGCGGCGCCGCCCGACACGCCGTCAACTTCGCCGGCGGCCTGCACCACGCGATGCCGGGCCAGGCCTCCGGCTTCTGCGTGTACAACGACGCGGCCCTGGCGATCGCCCGGCTGCTGGAGCTCGGCGTCGAGCGGGTCGCCTACGTGGACGTGGACGTGCACCACGGCGACGGGGTGCAGCGGGCCTTCTGGGACGACCCCCGGGTGCTCACCGTCTCGTTGCACGAGCACCCCAGCACGCTCTTCCCGCAGACCGGCTGGTCCACCGAGACCGGCGGCGAGGACGCCCCGGGCTCGGCCGCCAACCTGCCGCTGCCGGCCGGCACCGGCGACGCCGGCTGGCTGCGCGCCTTCCACGCCCTGGTCCCCGAGCTGCTGGCCGGCTTCCGCCCGCAGGTGATCGTCAGTCAGCACGGCGCGGACACCCACCTGGAGGACCCGCTGGCCCATCTCGCGGTCACCGTGGACGCCCAGCGCGCGGTGGCGGCGAGCCTGCACGAGCTGGCCCACGAGCACTGCGAGGGCCGCTGGGTGGCGCTCGGCGGCGGCGGTTACGCGGTGGTGGACGTGGTGCCCAGGACCTGGACCCATCTGGTCGCGATCGCCGCCGGGCGGCCGATCGAGCCGGAGACCGAGACGCCCGAGCAGTGGCGCGCCGAGGTCTACCGCCGGACCAGACGCCCGGCCCCGTTGCGGATGACCGACGGCGCCGACGCGCACTTCCGCGACTTCGCCGAGAGCGGCTACGACCCGGGCGACCGGCTCGACCAGGCGATCCTGGCGGCCCGTCGGGCGGTCTTCCCGCACCACGGCCTGCTGCCGTAG
- a CDS encoding helix-turn-helix domain-containing protein: protein MSSGERPLQEVNFLTVAEVASVMRVSKMTVYRLVHSGELPAIRVGRSFRVPEQAVHDYLKDSYVGRQSA, encoded by the coding sequence ATGAGTTCCGGCGAACGCCCCCTGCAAGAGGTCAACTTCTTGACCGTGGCGGAAGTCGCTTCGGTGATGAGGGTGTCCAAGATGACGGTCTACCGGTTGGTGCACAGCGGAGAGCTGCCGGCCATCCGGGTCGGCCGGTCCTTTCGGGTGCCCGAACAGGCGGTCCACGACTATCTCAAGGACTCCTACGTCGGGCGGCAGAGCGCCTGA
- a CDS encoding 30S ribosomal protein bS22, translating into MGSVIKKRRKRMAKKKHRKLLKRTRVQRRNKK; encoded by the coding sequence GTGGGCTCTGTCATCAAGAAGCGTCGCAAGCGTATGGCCAAGAAGAAGCACCGCAAGCTTCTGAAGCGGACCCGCGTGCAGCGTCGCAACAAGAAGTAA
- a CDS encoding NAD-dependent epimerase/dehydratase family protein produces the protein MGKVVLVTGVARQLGAQFAERIRHEPGVDLVVGVDVLPPRPTFPSGPRPSVSGRPLADYVFAPVDLRRPAIARVLAEHAVDTVVHLNVSGTNPGAPGRATVKEINVIGSMQLLGACQQSAQVRRLVVKSTTGVYGSTSRDPAVFAERTQPKTLPPGGFAKDAAEVEGYVRGFARRRPDVAVTVLRFANLVGPVSDTPLAEYFALPVLPTVLGYDPRLQFVHEDDAVEVLRLAAIDPAPGTKQQAFDRAGTFNVAGEGVLLLSQCARRLGRPTLPMLRPALGWAAALAKQSRVSDFSPEQIDLLTHGRVVDTTALREVFGYRPSFTTPEAFADFAAGQRGGLLPPERLAAVTDRLAALLNRDPQPRDRHDRS, from the coding sequence GTGGGCAAGGTCGTGCTGGTCACCGGGGTGGCCCGGCAGCTCGGCGCCCAGTTCGCCGAGCGGATCCGGCATGAGCCCGGAGTGGACCTGGTGGTCGGGGTGGACGTGCTGCCACCGCGCCCCACCTTCCCGAGCGGCCCGAGACCGTCGGTGTCCGGCCGGCCCCTGGCCGACTACGTCTTCGCCCCGGTCGACCTGCGCCGGCCGGCGATCGCCCGGGTGCTCGCCGAGCACGCGGTGGACACCGTGGTGCACCTCAACGTCAGCGGCACCAACCCGGGCGCGCCGGGGCGGGCCACCGTCAAGGAGATCAACGTCATCGGCAGCATGCAGCTGCTCGGTGCCTGCCAGCAGTCCGCGCAGGTCCGCCGACTGGTGGTGAAGTCCACCACCGGCGTGTACGGCTCCACCTCGCGCGATCCGGCGGTCTTCGCCGAGCGGACCCAGCCCAAGACCCTGCCGCCGGGCGGCTTCGCCAAGGACGCCGCCGAGGTCGAGGGCTACGTCCGCGGCTTCGCCCGGCGCCGCCCCGATGTCGCGGTCACCGTGCTGCGGTTCGCCAACCTGGTCGGGCCGGTCTCGGACACCCCGCTGGCCGAGTACTTCGCACTGCCGGTGCTGCCGACGGTGCTCGGCTACGACCCGCGGCTGCAGTTCGTGCACGAGGACGACGCCGTCGAGGTGCTGCGGCTGGCGGCGATCGACCCGGCCCCGGGCACCAAGCAGCAGGCGTTCGACAGGGCCGGCACCTTCAACGTGGCCGGCGAGGGCGTGCTGCTGCTCTCCCAGTGCGCCCGCAGGCTCGGCCGGCCCACCCTGCCGATGCTGCGCCCCGCACTCGGCTGGGCGGCGGCGCTGGCCAAGCAGTCCCGGGTCTCGGACTTCTCGCCGGAGCAGATCGACCTGCTGACCCACGGTCGGGTGGTGGACACCACCGCGCTGCGCGAGGTCTTCGGCTACCGGCCGTCCTTCACCACCCCCGAGGCCTTCGCCGACTTCGCCGCCGGACAGCGCGGCGGTCTGCTGCCGCCCGAGCGGCTGGCCGCCGTCACCGACCGGCTGGCCGCCCTGCTGAACCGTGACCCGCAGCCGCGGGACCGCCACGACAGGAGCTGA
- a CDS encoding lysophospholipid acyltransferase family protein: MTAAPDHFSGEAKVIPIESAPSWAGTEDDPAAPFGERLADSVAGLLAGRLGAAAQSVLGKDWEDRAAGGLAFLRRRITGDYEVDEFGFDEELTEEVFLSLLRPLAEKYFRIEVRGIENIPAEGGALVVANHSGVVPLDALMTQVAIHDHHPAGRHLRMLAADLVFMLPVVGELARKAGHTLACNEDAQALLERGEVVGVWPEGFKGIGKPFADRYKLQRFGRGGFVASALRAGVPIVPCSIVGAEETYPMLGNAKTLARLLGLPYVPITPTFPWLGPLGAIPLPTKWTIQFGTPIATDRHPPEAAEDPMLVFNLTDEVRETIQHTLYRLLVERRSVFF; the protein is encoded by the coding sequence ATGACAGCCGCCCCCGATCACTTCAGCGGCGAGGCCAAGGTGATCCCGATCGAGTCCGCGCCCAGCTGGGCGGGCACCGAGGACGATCCCGCCGCCCCCTTCGGCGAGCGGCTCGCCGACTCGGTCGCCGGTCTGCTGGCCGGCCGGCTCGGCGCGGCCGCGCAGTCCGTGCTCGGCAAGGACTGGGAGGACCGGGCCGCCGGCGGGCTGGCCTTCCTGCGCCGGCGGATCACCGGCGACTACGAGGTGGACGAGTTCGGCTTCGACGAGGAGCTGACCGAGGAGGTCTTCCTCTCGCTGCTGCGGCCGCTGGCCGAGAAGTACTTCCGGATCGAGGTGCGCGGGATCGAGAACATCCCGGCCGAGGGCGGCGCCCTGGTGGTGGCCAACCACTCCGGGGTGGTGCCGCTGGACGCGCTGATGACCCAGGTGGCGATCCACGACCACCACCCGGCCGGGCGCCACCTGCGGATGCTCGCCGCCGACCTGGTCTTCATGCTGCCGGTGGTCGGCGAGCTGGCCCGCAAGGCCGGGCACACGCTGGCCTGCAACGAGGACGCCCAGGCGCTGCTGGAGCGCGGCGAGGTGGTCGGGGTCTGGCCGGAGGGCTTCAAGGGGATCGGCAAGCCGTTCGCCGACCGGTACAAGCTGCAGCGGTTCGGGCGCGGCGGGTTCGTCGCCTCGGCGCTGCGCGCCGGGGTGCCGATCGTGCCCTGCTCGATCGTCGGGGCGGAGGAGACCTACCCGATGCTCGGCAACGCCAAGACGCTGGCCCGGCTGCTCGGCCTGCCGTACGTGCCGATCACGCCGACCTTCCCGTGGCTGGGCCCGCTGGGCGCGATCCCGCTGCCCACCAAGTGGACCATCCAGTTCGGCACCCCCATCGCCACCGACCGGCACCCCCCGGAGGCGGCGGAGGACCCGATGCTGGTCTTCAACCTCACCGACGAAGTCCGCGAGACCATCCAGCACACCCTCTACCGGCTGCTGGTGGAACGCCGGTCGGTCTTCTTCTGA